The bacterium nucleotide sequence TGTCCTGCTGGGAAATCCGATCCCCACCGCACGCGAGTCGCAAGAGCGCCTCTCGAAGGTCAAGGGGCTGGCGGTGTTCTCGTCGGATGCGCTCTCGTCGGTGGCCTACGCGACCGAGGAGATTCTGCGCGTGCTGGTGCTGGCGGGAACCGCCGCGCTGGCGCTCTCGGTGCCGATCGCCATCTCAATCGCCGTGGTGCTGGTGCTGGTGGCGATGTCCTACTTCCAGACGATCCATGCCTATCCGCGCGGCGGCGGTTCCTACATCGTCGCCCACGAAAACCTCGGCGAGCTGCCGGGGCTGGTGGCGGCCTCGTCGTTGCTGATCGACTACACGCTGACGGTGGCGGTGAGCGTGACCGCCGGCATGGAGGCGATCACCTCGGCAGTGCCGGCGCTCATCCCGCTGCGCATCGAGCTCTGCCTGGCGGCGGTCGCGCTGATCGCCTGGGCGAATTTGCGCGGCGTGCGCGAGTCGGGCACGATCTTCGCCATTCCCACGTACGCGTTCATCGCCATCACCCTGACGCTCATCGTCGCCGGCTTCCTCAAGGTCGCGGCGACCGGCGCCGTGCCGCCGCCGGCCCACCTCGACGGGGGCGGAACGCAGGCGCTCACGCTCTTTCTCATCCTGCGCGCCTTCGCCTCCGGCTGCACCGCGCTCACCGGGATCGAGGCGATCTCCGACGGCATCCCGGCGTTCAAACCGCCGGAGTCGCGCAACGCCGGACGCACGCTGGTGGCGATGGCGGCGCTGCTGGTGGTGATGTTCCTGGGGATTACGTTTCTGGCGCGCGATTTCGGCATCGTCATTGATCCGCACGAGACGGTTGTATCGCAGATCGGACGCGCGGTCTTCGGCACCGGCGCGCTCTACTACATCCTTCAGGCCGCCACCGCG carries:
- a CDS encoding APC family permease, with translation MPFATLRRVLLGNPIPTARESQERLSKVKGLAVFSSDALSSVAYATEEILRVLVLAGTAALALSVPIAISIAVVLVLVAMSYFQTIHAYPRGGGSYIVAHENLGELPGLVAASSLLIDYTLTVAVSVTAGMEAITSAVPALIPLRIELCLAAVALIAWANLRGVRESGTIFAIPTYAFIAITLTLIVAGFLKVAATGAVPPPAHLDGGGTQALTLFLILRAFASGCTALTGIEAISDGIPAFKPPESRNAGRTLVAMAALLVVMFLGITFLARDFGIVIDPHETVVSQIGRAVFGTGALYYILQAATAMILLLAGNTAFADFPRLGFFLARDRYLPRQLANRGDRLVFTNGILTLAILAGALIVAFGGTTHALIPLYAVGVFISFSLSQAGMVRHWMVRKTRGWRWKMALNAIGLSATAVVALVIIATKFLHGAWIVLALIPLAVASFKAISRHYDDA